The proteins below are encoded in one region of Ostrea edulis chromosome 3, xbOstEdul1.1, whole genome shotgun sequence:
- the LOC125676640 gene encoding cell death abnormality protein 1-like: MDFNSFSHFFLWFLSPCITSSVSQLCEGPDGKGCCSGYIWNEAQNNCTRCTDGFYGRDCSIPCPKPLFGWDCQLNCKCSSEDCHHVYGCRKTPSEDYSSLHSSEISTIPASASSTIYNKAATETAPKSTNVPHIDKTCHEESGDINKSNSTSLIAGIISLLIVAGILLILYAMAYLHKFTRIVQE, from the exons ATggattttaattcattttcacaTTTCTTTTTGTGGTTTTTATCTCCTTGTATCACGTCTTCTGTCTCACAATTATGTGAAGG TCCTGACGGTAAAGGATGCTGTAGTGGATATATATGGAATGAAGCACAAAATAACTGTACAC GTTGCACGGATGGCTTTTACGGTAGGGACTGTTCTATACCTTGTCCAAAACCATTATTTGGCTGGGATTGTCAATTAAATTGCAAATGCAGCAGTGAAGACTGTCACCACGTGTATGGTTGCAGGAAAACTCCATCAG aAGATTATTCATCATTGCACAGCAGTGAAATATCCACCATACCTGCATCTGCTTCAAGTACAATTTATAACA AGGCTGCAACAGAGACTGCACCGAAATCTACCAACGTCCCCCATATTGACAAAACATGTCATGAAGAGAGTGGAGACATAAATAAAAGCAATTCGACATCTTTAATTGCGGGTATTATCAGTCTTCTGATCGTTGCGGGAATATTGCTGATCCTGTACGCAATGGCTTATTTACATAAATTCACCCGTATAGTTCAAGAGTAA
- the LOC130052467 gene encoding uncharacterized protein LOC130052467 gives MACRYPNYGNKCQMWCNCEQWDCSFVTGCEDGSPTISPNTTISPACRSRYTGSDCELPCRYPGYGVSCQLQCECEKDLCHHVNGCESTCIPNIADVDHEEVVAEQMVNWRHGRRVVELGVLADALKACLNCGMPLQLTHAVDIQTYGLSAIIKIPCSNTCCQYLNNVPTGKKHGRVWDANTKLAAAMVHSGLGERQVNSFLSSLNIPAVSHKTISPRQTEMGTIVQSVASESTEMALMEERINREEHKKGWLSC, from the exons ATGGCCTGTCGTTATCCTAACTACGGAAATAAATGTCAAATGTGGTGTAACTGCGAGCAATGGGACTGCAGTTTTGTTACTGGATGTGAGG ATGGGTCACCAACGATTTCACCAAACACAACGATTTCACCAG CATGTCGCTCTCGTTACACCGGGTCTGACTGTGAATTACCATGTCGGTATCCAGGTTACGGGGTCAGTTGTCAGTTACAGTGTGAATGCGAGAAGGATCTTTGTCATCATGTGAATGGATGTGAAA GTACGTGTATCCCTAATATTGCGGATGTTGACCATGAAGAAGTTGTGGCGGAACAAATGGTGAATTGGAGACATGGGAGGAGAGTTGTGGAATTAGGGGTGTTGGCAGATGCTCTAAAGGCCTGTCTAAACTGTGGAATGCCATTGCAGCTCACTCATGCTGTTGATATCCAGACTTATGGACTATCGGCTATCATTAAG ATACCTTGTTCAAATACTTGTTGTCAATACCTGAACAATGTGCCCACAGGAAAGAAACATGGAAGAGTGTGGGATGCAAACACAAAACTAGCAGCTG CAATGGTTCACTCAGGATTGGGAGAGAGACAAGTTAATAGCTTTCTTTCATCACTAAATATACCAGCAGTCAGCCACAAAACCATTTCCCCTCGCCAGACAGAAATGGGAACTATAGTCCAGTCCGTGGCCAGTGAATCTACAGAAATGGCACTAATGGAAGAGAGAATTAACAGAGAA gAACACAAGAAAGGATGGCTTAGTTGTTAG
- the LOC130053489 gene encoding uncharacterized protein LOC130053489 produces MSDEEISEVGIVKVHRQGDPKAKRSFPRPAFVQFQDIYQKEKIMKNIPKLKIKGVSIRISNHYPEKMREKRKRLYDLQNSYRERIFLQRSKVTSWSSTIMDQCTVKIIGRPKAFDILEDPSDNNASKIHQVNK; encoded by the coding sequence ATGTCGGATGAGGAAATCAGCGAAGTCGGTATCGTTAAGGTGCACAGACAGGGTGATCCGAAAGCTAAAAGAAGTTTTCCCAGACCTGCATTTGTGCAGTTTCAAGACATTTACCAAAAGGAGAAGATCATGAAAAATATTCCTAAACTCAAAATCAAAGGTGTTTCCATTAGGATTTCCAACCATTATCCCGAAAAGATGAGAGAAAAACGGAAACGACTCTATGATCTACAGAACAGCTACAGGGAAAGAATATTCCTACAACGATCAAAGGTGACAAGCTGGTCTTCAACAATAATGGATCAGTGTACCGTGAAAATAATTGGCAGACCGAAAGCATTCGACATTCTTGAAGATCCCAGCGACAATAACGCGTCCAAAATCCATCAAGTAAACAAATAG